In Gopherus flavomarginatus isolate rGopFla2 chromosome 1, rGopFla2.mat.asm, whole genome shotgun sequence, a single genomic region encodes these proteins:
- the LLPH gene encoding protein LLP homolog isoform X2 — MAKSLRSKWKRKMRAEKRKKNAPKELSRLKNILKANADVVMEEIKEIAAVVTPEKVKDQDEVKMETQIKRNKKTLLDQHGQYPVWMNPRQRKKLKAKRVKGKNKSKVAKGLAW, encoded by the exons ATGGCCAAGAGTTTACGGAGTAAATGGAAGAGAAAGATGCGAGCTGAGAAAAGGAAGAAGAATGCGCCGAAGGAGCTCAGCCGATTAAAAAACATCCTGAAAGCAAATGCTGATGTTGTAATGGAGGAGATTAAAGAAATAGCAGCGGTGGTCACCCCCGAGAAAGTCAAAGATCAAG ATGAAGTTAAAATGGAGACAcagattaaaagaaacaaaaagactcTTTTAGACCAACATGGACAGTATCCAGTATGGATGAATCCCAGACAGAGGAAGAAGCTTAAGGCAAAACGGgttaaaggaaaaa
- the LLPH gene encoding protein LLP homolog isoform X1 — MAKSLRSKWKRKMRAEKRKKNAPKELSRLKNILKANADVVMEEIKEIAAVVTPEKVKDQGDEVKMETQIKRNKKTLLDQHGQYPVWMNPRQRKKLKAKRVKGKNKSKVAKGLAW, encoded by the exons ATGGCCAAGAGTTTACGGAGTAAATGGAAGAGAAAGATGCGAGCTGAGAAAAGGAAGAAGAATGCGCCGAAGGAGCTCAGCCGATTAAAAAACATCCTGAAAGCAAATGCTGATGTTGTAATGGAGGAGATTAAAGAAATAGCAGCGGTGGTCACCCCCGAGAAAGTCAAAGATCAAGGTG ATGAAGTTAAAATGGAGACAcagattaaaagaaacaaaaagactcTTTTAGACCAACATGGACAGTATCCAGTATGGATGAATCCCAGACAGAGGAAGAAGCTTAAGGCAAAACGGgttaaaggaaaaa